Genomic window (Podarcis muralis chromosome 9, rPodMur119.hap1.1, whole genome shotgun sequence):
GGAAGCAAAGAAGGAAAATCTAAACATAGTAATGTCGCAAAAGTAGACTTATTAATGACATCTGCCTGATGGGTGCTTTACCTGTAAGTAGAGTTCAGGCACCTTTTTCATCAGTGGGCTTTTTTATACAGATATTTTATATGCAAGTAACCAAATCTCAATAGTATAAATCTCCTTGCTTTCCCCAACTTGttggtttctctttctcctctctacACGGTGCTTGCAactaggaagggaggggggatttgATCCAGTTCACGTTTAAAGGTGAACTCaccaaattcacattttctgaaacaatgtgttaACTGAAACAGAGctatctgaattttgtaatggagttttccagtcaagtaatgtgcacaaaattgCAAATATTGGGGCAAAGTGTGCAAAGAtatgcatatatcagtgaaaataaaatacaaagatacattatattggggaaaacgGCTTTGTAAAGATGTGTATAgtggagattattatttttttgctataaCCTGTATTTGGTTTACCAATAAATTCTGATTTGACTTGATTAGGTTGGAGAAATTTGAACATTAAAACTGATTAAATTTCCTGagggcatttaaaaataaatcattcaCAAACTGATATAGGAAGGTAAAGAACTGAACttatgattggaaaaatgagaagctgaaagaaaccaaaactgacatacTGTATCTGTCCACCCCATTTACCACCCCAATATATTTCAACTATGTCCCCACTCCAGCTAATACAGTCCCTTTCTTGTGCACTTGAGGCCAGGGATGCTGATCAGATCCCAGCCTCACAAAACGGCTCAGGGAGGGTGGCATGAGGAGGACGCCATGCGCCCTTTGATCGCAGCCTCACTGAGGGGCTGGGATGGAAGGGCACATGGCTAGTGCATGCTTCTCATGTGGCCCTCCGCGGATCCCGAGGGGCTGGCTTAGGGAGAGTGGGGCAAGGAGGGCTCAAGAGCCAGGCTGCGATCAAAGGGTGTCGCTCCAGCAGCAAGGGCCAGGCTGGTGCCACCCATACAACGCCTCTTCTTTGGTGCAGCTATGGCAAGTGAAATGGGGGGCAGCCCTGTGCCATCCACTTTTTCTTCCAGTTGGGCCAACAGTAGGGCAGCATGGATGTAGCAAACCCAAAAATGCCTTATCTTCTCGGTCTTCGCCAATAAAACTCAGAAACGAGAGGAGTTAGGAGTCCAGCGTTCTTGCAAAGCAATAGGTCACAATGGGATAGCTCCGCAAAGGTTGCCACCCCACCCAGTGGTCCAGGCAGCAGTAtttataaagtttcaaacaaagcatttcaatttccACCAGTCATATACATCATTACCTCATTGATAGGCCATTCATATGCATAAAAGTATTTCTCATTACCTCATTCCAAGTTATTGGACTTGTGCACAACATTGGCTAATTCTGCTGACTAGGCTCCGATTCCCACCCTGTTCCATGGCCTTCACATGAATACACTGTGTTACACAAAGCTTTTTGTGTGCATGTTGTAGGACCTTGTATTTTAGCTTTTGTGCGGTATGTTGTGatttacatacagtggaacctcatatTATGGACGGGATCCACTCCGGAAGCCCATCCATACCACATAACTGATGCAAGCAGAAGTACGtggtgcaatttagcacttctgcgcacgcgcgagtggcaaaacccggaagtaaccagtttcggtacttctgggttgccgcgggatgcaacacgaaaacacataacctgaagcagacgcaacatgaggtatgactgcattagCTGTTTTCCCGCCCCCAATGAGGGCGGCACATGTTGCAAAATTGTCAGTTTCATAAAGTAACAGGCTACCATAAGTTCTCAATTAGAAGCACACTCAAGGATTTACAGGGGTACACATTAGCACATTTATTGTGACCCTTTGGGCCACTCCCACATGGAGACTGGTGCCCTCAGCAAGCCCATTATTTTCACTTAATATTTTCCTGTTGCCATCACTCCCCTTAACCCAAAATAGAGCTCTTGACTGGCATAggactctacctctctttcacaAATGGCAAGTGCACAAGTAGAGAGGGCAATgcatgaaataattttaaaaatccaaagaaaACCAGCCCTAGAACTCCCTCTCACTCACAGTTTTCATAAAAGGTACTCCACCAAAAAAGGATGGAGGAGCCACATCAGGTGGAAACAGCCATAATGGCAGTTGGCCTCcctggctgctgctggtggtgcttcTCCTTGGGCAGTTTGGTTCTAAGAGACCCTGCAAGGGAAACATCCACAGCTGGAGGAACTGGCAATTACGACAGATCTAGTCCCAGGCCTTTCAAGTGATCTTGAGGGTGCAAGTTCTGGAAGCCCTGCTCTCTGCCATGCAAACCTTTATCTACCTGGCCTGGGGGGACGGGgccagactgactccagctacaaaagctgactCTTGGGCTGGAATATTCTTTAGgtagttttgtggggggggggggagggttgttgtcattattgatattaatttctTGTCTATTTTTAGATGGTATTACAATTTATGGGGAAATTTGTTGcacactttttgatgtgttttatttatagcttatgactacttttgcaATTATGTCAATCTTCTCacattgtaagccaccttgaccaatgctatttttctagaagaagaggtgccagaactcatcatgaacgCCTCCCCTGTTCTCTCAGaatggtgccagaactgagttctggtgagttccagctgggggaaaaacaccctggttttaactatggaaaggtggcatacaaataagatGGTGATGAAAGAATCGCCCAAGAGCAGcaataattgtttgtttgtttatttattttctgtggcAGATGACTTAATTTCAAGCCACAAGGCAGCTGTGGTTTCCCTtcatttaaagaaacaaagttttGTCACTTTCTTGAAGTACTGGCAGAGCCGCAAGTGGCTGGTCAGAACTGTGTCCTGGACCACTGGCCCAAGAGGTGAATTCCTGAGCAGCAGAGAGACTTCTCCAGCTTGGCTCACCAAGTGTTTTTTGGCCTATCCCCAGTGGCACTTGTAACATAAAGCAGACTTGCTGGATCCCAACGACACCAGTTAATTCCTTCTTGTGAGAGTAGGTAGCCTAAGGACCCTAAAGGAAGTAGTGGAGATTCAACTCCAATAAAAAGCAACCCAAAGATTGTTTGAACCACCAGGCAGTTGCAAACAGGGGCACCATATGGGGAGGGGGTCAGGCGAggagcctccccccccaaaaaaaaaaatttcaaggagggagccaggccccctcaatattctgtgGCAACGTGCACACACCATGTGACATGCTCATGTGAAACACATAAACCGCCCTTCTTACCACATCTATTTTATGCCCACGTTTCTCTAGGTCTTTTAGAATAATTAGGGAATCCTCTTTAACCAAGGTGTGTATGTATTGTAAATTTGCTACCTGCTACTACTGTAACTGCTGTCTAAAGAAGCATTTTAATATATTCTGTCACTCCTATTATATATAATAAACCaacctttctttatttctttgtgtgAGAGTTTCTTGTGGGCATAAAGTTAAGGGCTAACACCTCCATAAGAAGCACACGCCATAACTCCAGCAAAAGAATGGAAACCTCATATGAACACACTGGCTGTGCACATGGGAGTCCAAGTAGACACTCGTAACAGAATGACGCTGGTTACCTGGATCTGTTTTTCAGAAACAGCACTTTCAGGGGCAAGTGTTGAGAGGGAGCGAATGTGCAGAAGAAGAAACATAGTTTGGAGCCTCAATCCAGATCAGAAGCCTGTACCAGATCAGAGGCCAGGAGCTACTTTTTATTCTAAAGAAAAAGGAGCCAGTTTAAAAGACACTTTAAAGGTGTGGTTTGCCCTTAGAACTATCCTCCTTCGCTCAATCTCCAACTGCCTGAAATGTAAAACTTTCCACAAATTAATTTCCTATTGTTAATAACTTAAAATGCTGCGGGGGAAATCCTGAGAAATGACTGCTAAGTTTTGGTAGCAGACTTCTTTAAGATTCTGGACACATCACGGGTGAGAAAAACAATAAACGGACAGAAGCAAACAGAgataaaacataatgaaattcATTTTCTGTACGCACAGCAAGACTGTGATAGACTCGACAGGAAGAGATCCAACAGGAAGATTATGACACAGCCCTTTCACCATCCTTCAAATACTTTTTCATCTAATAGGGAGGCACTAGATCATCTTCTCAACAATggcatttttgcttttctttaaagTACCTTTTTATGTTAGTGACAGGGACAGGGAACAGTGGGTGGCTGATCATGGCGTTGGCACTGCTTTTCCAATGGCAAAAAGCATCCGTTTTTGTAAACAACTGGGATTGTTATCCTAGACTATTTTTTAACTTCCATTTGAGAGAAGAGTTAAACCACTTAGAAATTTACTCATGCATGGTACAGCTTGGAAACAGCAAGTTAAGGCATCAGACTAACTTCTATGCAATGTAAACAGGCAGCAAATTCACATAATATTGTGCTCACTTACAATTGCGCCTCCGGACCCCCACTCCTCAGATTGCATCTTCTTTGGCGGACAGGGGAGGCTATAGCAACCTCACTGGTGATCCTGTCTGCTTTGGAGATTGGAGGGACACTCTCTTCTATAGTGGTGATCTCTGCCGCTTTGTGCCCTAACTCAAACTTACTATTACTATGTATTCATTTTTAATAGTAAATGCCAAACTCTGGTGCCTTGGAGAAGAATCACTGAAACTGCCTGCTACCCACAATGCACTATAGTAcgtgttctctttttaaaaatcttttaagaTGTGGCAGACACAGCCAGGACTCACCAGTGCCTAGTCCCAGAAGCACAGCCCAATTCTGACAATCATATTGCAGTCTTTGCTTCCTCAAAGTAGCATCCAAGTCAGACGAGATATGGAAAGAGAACTGACTCTAGTGCTTCTGACAGCAGGTGCCTCAGAATATCAAAATATATCAAAAGTGGATGACGGATGAACACTTCAGTGGATTAGGGCCGACACAGGCAAATACAAAAAACCAAGTGCAACTGGCACTTTTCAGGGTGGTCTATGCATGTATGCAATGCAGAAGCAGCTGTGCTTTCCCCTCCACCCATCACACAGAGCATACACAGACATCACAAGCAGCAATATTTTGCATGCACTGCTTAGGTCCCCACCCATGTACTGTATGGGTTTgcactgttgctgctgtttttccaGCAGAGGAAGGGGTAACGGAAGAACCCCACATGCAGCAAAGTTTAACAGAAAAGCAGATAttggcaaaggaaagcagaagacGCCCAAGAAACCAAGGGGGCATCTTTTGCACAAGCAGAGCTCCAGATTACACTGTGTAAGGCATGGCATGAGAAACACAGCCATAATCTGACTAGGCCTAGTGGAAGCATTTCTAGCAGAGCCCCTCTCTGTCAGGATGTtgtcagcagctcctggctggttgctcaGGAAAGTATAAGTAtaaaagtttcttaccgtcctgttttatttcagtctttacagagagaggctatagaacccagcctcttggataatggcattgtcctgagtgactctccacacacacacccatctctccCACTCCCTCATTCATCTCCTCTACGGttgctgctacatgccctctgtctttcagctctttgctctcctacttttaaggctcaccaggttctgggagaggaaGGGTCTGGAAGGCTTTCTAAAGGCACcgtgtcagccaggtgttgttctggctctccaattatttcccagtTTTCTCCCtcacctgcctctgagctgctacctccctcaaacccctgctgttAATCTatattgtcttcctcttcctcctccctggaaaggtcaggatggggagacggtctccaccattcctcctttgcccagTCCCAGACACTCTCCCTGTGAATAACTTGACACAGAACTGGCTCCAGTTCATTGGATGGGAGTCCTTTAACTGTTGAGCGGGATGAGAAGCAAGGCACAGCCAGGCAGAGGCTCAGTTAAAGTGGCAATGTAACAAGGGCAGCTCCAGCTTTCTCGTGAGAGTTGTTCATGCATCTCTAAGGCTTATGGCATCCCGCTGATGCTGCAACTAAGATTCCAGTGCCTTCTACCACCTGCCCAACCACATCTGGATAAACGAGACTTAATGGAACATTGGTTCTCTTCAAAAAGCAGCATTTGGAGTATACTGGAAAGGAATTACCATGAAACTTGCAATACAATTAGCAATTTACTAAAAGttagccttttaaaataaaacagtgtCTATATTATGAACAATATACAATTTAGAGGAACTAATCATATGGCTATACTGTACAAAGTGTTCTGTTTACAGGATCCTCTGGAGACAAAACATTACAATATTtcctagggacacaggtggtgttatggtctaaaccactgagcatcttgggcttgccaatcgtaaggtgggcagttcaaatccacacaacagggtgagctcctgttgctctgtcccagcttctgtcaaactagcaatttgaaagcataccagcacaaaaaagataaataggtaccactgcagcgggaaggtaaaccgcatttccgtgcactctggttcccaccatggtgtcctgttgcaccagaagcggtttagtcatgctggccacatgacctggaaagctgtctgcggacaaacgccggctccctcggcctgaaagtggagataagtactgcaccccatagtcaaatttgactggacttaactgtccaggggtcctttacctttacaacatttATGCCATATCTAATGTGCTTATAAAGCTGTACGGATTTCAAACCCTCCATTTTTGCTGGGCCAGTTCATTCCAAAGAACATGTCTTCCTGATGTCAGAGAAAGGGCCAAATCAGACAAGACAATATTCACACAATGgacattttcactttttaaaagccatccacaTTTTTCCTAATGGCAAGAGCCCTGGAATATGAATGCCCTAGTTGTTCCAGTATCACACATGTAAAGATGAAGTATTGTTCATCTTGTTCTAATTAAAAGGTTATAGGACTGTTGAAACAACCTGGAATAAAAAAAACAAGCAATTGCTAGCCTGTGAGGTAGTAACATAGATGAGTTAAATTTCATGCAAGATGCTCATGAAAGATGCCCCAGACTAAGGCAGGCAAGACTTTTTAAAGGAATAAAGGAGGAAATAAGCAAGTGACAGCCAAAAAGGGCTTTGCCAATCTGCATATCCAAGGTTGCTATGAAACCAGAGAACATCAGCCATGAAATCAGGCACTGAAAGAGGTGAGAGGTGGGCGCAGGGCAGGTTTAGCCACATTCACGACCCATTGCACTATTACAGCCTTATCTGCTAATTGACCAAGCAAAGCAGGCAAAACCTTAGTTCTCCTCATCCTTTTCAGTCACTGAAATACATCAGATTCTTACAACTTTTCAAGTACTTGCAGTGGTGTGAAAGGCAGACATGAGAACTGACCCAAAGAACAGCCATTTCAGCCATAactgaaagaggggaggggaagagaagagtCTGGTAAAGAACTTCTACTGAATTGGTCAACAGATACTGTGATTGAACCAGACATTCAGTTTTAACACTGTATTACAAAgagtttgatttttaaaagaccaGTCATAAAATGTGCTTTGTGAAAGTTTCAGAAGATAAAATATTTAGGGTCCAGAAGCACAAAAATATCCCCCAACTTAAATACATTAGAAAAGATGTCAAAATAGCAACCACCACAAGTATTCCATTTTTCATGTTGTGATTGAAGTCCAAACATGTAAtagcttcttctttctttctttctttctttctttctttctttctttctttctttctttctttttccaagtaAAAGTAGAGTGGTTGTTGAAATGTGCTCATCATTCTTAATAAGAGAGTTGATGCTGAACTTTCTTTTGTgacaatgaattttttttttaaatgccttctTCTATTGGGATTTTATTTCAAAGTCTTGACTGCCAATCTCTTTAATTGTCAGAAAAGTCCCCTATATTCAGGCCTTGGCACAACTCACTGCTTTACGAACTAGACCTAAAAGAGCAAGAAGTTCTCCTGCTGAAGTTCTATGGAAATGAATGAGAGCTGTGCAAGAGCACTGTCTTCTTgcagtgcttcttcacacaaggCACTTTCCTGAGCAGACTGTTCCCTTGCTGTTTAAACagatgatgaaaaaagaaaacagataaaTGAAACATGAACTGATAGTGGCAAAGAGATTATTATATACTTACATTTCCCTGAACAGACTGAAGCTTTTGCATAGATGCTGCCTGGTCACTGTCCTTCCTAATGAACAAAATGGATACCAGCAAATGGTTACCAATAAGCAGACCTTGATTCCCTAAGATCAGACGACTGTTCCAAAACAATGTCTCCGAACAACGCAAATAGGCCACAACATGGCAAATGTAGACCAATGTAAAGTAGTGCACATTGGGACTAAACATCTTAGCTTCACAAATAGCACCAATGTGGTCCCAAACTTGCAGTAATCTGtcagaaaagaatacagtggtaccttggttctcaaacagcctAGTTCACAAACAGAAcccgaacgtcgcaaacccagaagtgagcgtTCCAATTCTcaatttttggggggaagtttttgggttttttaaaagaattttattgaacataacaacataatattttaacaataaaacatattatcccaaaaaaaaattcccctaattttttccctccccccaaccccctcccccccccccccggacttccctcagctccactCTCTGGTTTTTCCATACTTAtaattctctgcatattgtaaaactGTAAAGATCCTTAACTTATCTGTCTAtgtgttattaataataaatttgtgagtgtttattcaaaacctgccaaggagtccaattctaacttattttattttattttactggaaGTTGAATGTGTCCTGAGCTTCCGTTTTTAGTGTTGCATTTCCATTTCTAGAGAAATCACGCTGGTTGGGCCAACGAGGAAAAGCATCCCGGAATCGCTTTGAAGCCCAGCCGCTTTGAcatgagagagaggagagagatcaAAATATTGCACTGATTGGGGCGGTAGGGAAAAGCATTTTAGGGGTAGTTTTTCAACaacctggaacggattaatccattttgcattactttctatggtaaAGCATGccttttggttttggaacagacttccagaacagattaagtttgagaatcaaggtacagtaccactgtaacagaattGTAGACTTAACAAAAGCAACAGAGAGCTGCCCTCAGACCTGATCCAGCCATTCCTGAAAACCTATTCTCTGTTTCCTGCTTCATGGCCACTAACCACAGAGCATGCCACACATTCCACATTGGCCAAGCATCAAACTTGATGCTCAAAGAACCTTGAAGATCTGCATGTCAAGATAAAATTGggacaaagaaaaatgataacagGAGGGGATGACACAGAAAAACAGTCCCTTTAAATTTCACCTGGCATGCCAAAGGGGTGAGAAAATTATAAAGAAGAGCTCTGTTGGAGCAGACcaaagccccatctagtccagcgttctgttttcacagtgactgaccagaatgaatgaatggggaAGACTGTGTGCATGCGAATGAATGGCTCTCGACTCTGAAAAGGCTGACCCTGCACTAAATGCACGCTGAAAAACTTTCAGCATCCAACAACCTGAGGTGAAATACTACAACATTTTACTAAAAGCATTTGTTTTCAGTTCTTTTCTACTAGATCAGCTTCCTTATGGTACCGCACATAGTCAACCTTCTCTTTGCTCCAACattttcctgccctccctccctggctCACGCTTCTTGACTGTAGTTCAGTTTCTAATCTCACAGGATTACTTATGCTGGTCCCATTTCATTAACACAGGATCACATTTCTACCATCAACACTAGCAGAATACTAGAGCAaccatctttctttcttctatGACTAAAATGCTGGCCTAGAACAAACACAGTTGCAGTACACGGGCACCAACACGTGATTCTACTGGGCTGAATTGTACTAAATTGTTCCGAGACTGCTCTGCAAAATAGGAGACACTAGAGTTTGTAATCTGTGTTTCTCACTTTTCACTTTCTAATGAAAATGAAAGGATGTCCCACCCTTTTGTGGCTTCCAGTAAATGTTTCTGCCCATGATTTATCCATTCTTCTTGCTCAGCATACACCCTACTACAAAACCAGCATTTAAACATTTGTTTTGATGCTTCCGCTATTGATGAAGCCACCTCCTTGCAGTTATTTTTGTGCACCTTCTTTCGTGTCATTCTTACTTTTTTCTGTTGTTTCACTTGAGATGATCTATCAAAAGTCCGAAAAGTAAGTCTTTTATAATGTCGTTTCACACTGAGACAACTAATAGTTCTTTCTGATAAAATTGCTTTCAGGACATTGCCTTTGTACTTGTTAATAACCTTCATGATATTAATTATTTCTGGTGAATCAACATCAGGGTGGTTTAAGACAACTACTGGCTGGTTACGATGAGGGCATTTTATTAGCTGATCACTTTTGAATGCTACAAGCCTAAGGCATCTCATGAGAGTGGGCACCACCTTAAGGAAGCGCTCCTCTTGAGCTGCGAGTCTCTTCTGGGGCAAAGTGTTTGCAGGATGTGCTCGCTTAGCTTTGTGCTGGGGCTCCTCTTCACCTTTCATGGCCCTTTTGCTTAGCCCACTTGGGCTGCTGCCTTTTTGACATGACAACATACCATTTTGTTGGCCATAACTTGGCACAGAACTAGAAGAGTGGCAAGTGTGACTATGTGACACACAGAGATTTCTAGAAACCTCATTAACTTCATTCTCAGCTGGCAAAGTTGGACCTTTGTCAAGTCTGGCAGAAACACAGCAAGGAACTGGCCTTGGGATAAACATTTTGTTGCAATATCGAGAAGGGGAAGGTGACATTTCATCAccattttgtttttcagttggGGCCTCAGAACTACTGCATTTTAGCACTCTCAGTACAGTTCCTTGAGGAATGAAAGCCGGAGAAACAGTGTTTGTTTTTGTAATCACCCTGGTTTTGGTTTTAGCCTCTTTAAGTGTTTCCAAGGGTTGTTCTTGCTTATTAGAACACTCATTAGAAAAAGTGGCGCCCTTTGGTCTCTGAGGAGAAGGCACAAGTTCTTGTTCAGATATCATATCTGAGCTAGTTTTTTCACTCTTTTTTTCTGGCGATAACACTTTCTCCTTAGAGGCTTGGCTGTGACTGTGTCTTAATGAAGCAGCTAATTGAGATTTCACATTCGATTCAACAGCAGACATCAGCTGAGCAATCTTTCTGCACAACAACGATGTGGACCTTTTCTTCTGTAATGTATCATCCCACTTAATTCCTTCCGGGATATTCACAGCGCCAGAGCTGAGGGAAAACACAGATGAGATCACCGGACCATCTACTGAATCACCTTCATATTTTATACTGTGTGCTTCCACTTCCatatcatctttctttcttttcacattAATTCCATTGATCACACCTAAGACGTTCTCAGACTCCTCTGAAGCTAGAGGCTTATTCTGCTGTGACACTGCAGCTCTTTCAAAAGGGTGAAACAAATGGGAATCAAACAAATGTGTTTTTGCAGCTACTCTAAACTCATTCCATTGTTCTTCTTTGGCATTAGTTAAAGTGAAGCGCATGTTACCGAATACTGAGGAAGACGGTAAACTATTGTTTTTCTGGACAGTAGCTAACAAATCACTTTGGGACTTGTTCTCATCTTCGGAAGAGGGAGCTGCTAGGCATATGGCTGGATCTGAACTGGAAGTTATATGTTTATTTTCTGAAcattttctcttttgaaagagTTCTGGGCAATTTGTTTTTTCAGAAGAAAACTCTGCTAAAGGTGGTAGAAGAtcatattctctctgtgtgttttctttgCAAATAGCATTTTCCTCCTGGGTATTTATCAAGCTGCAGTTCAAAGTAGTAGAACTGGCAGAATGCAGACAGTTCTTGTCATTCTTGTTATCTAAAGCACAGGACTCAAGAGTTGGGGGCACAcagttatttattgtgttttcttCTTGTTCTGCACACTGATTTCCAGATTCTACTTTTTTGTAATTCATAGCTTCAGAGGTAGTTCCTTTCGGAGGAATGAGTTTAAGAATCAAATGCTGTGTACCATTATTTCTTTTAATTCCTACTATTTGTGCCAAACAATTATGTGGAACACAAAATTTGGCAGGTGCAACCACTGTTAATGGCATTCCAGGTGTTATAGGCCCTTTTTTTGGAGAATAAACTTCAACTTCCATCAATGCATCTTCATTTTTGTGGATTCTGACATCAGATAGTTTATTTACATGTTTATCTTGTATGAAGGCTGTACTTTGACTACATTCATCATAAACTGATGATGAATCATTTTCAGGCATTTCATCTTTAATCCCACAAATCTGAGATAAACCTGAAGGTGTGGACTGCAGAGAAGCTTCCAGGCCATGTTTCTTCCACTCCAAATTATGCTCTGGTGAACAATTTTGTTTTTGATCAACTTTTGCAACTGAAATCATTTCTTGCTTCTCAGTTGCGTGTAATCTTTTTGTGTGTTTGACAATATAATCATGCCTAACTGCACCATAGTCACAGTATTTGCACTGGTATGGAAATCTCCCAGTATGTTTCACTGTATGCCTTTCGAATTCCCCTTTGGTGTAAGACACCCAATCGCACTGGGAACAAATAAATTTGATCTTTTCATGTTGAGCTACATGTTTCTTATGTTGTAAGAGATCCTTTGTAGAAAATCGGCATTTGTCACAATAATATTTGTCT
Coding sequences:
- the ZNF518B gene encoding zinc finger protein 518B isoform X2, which produces MQLKKTRKVLPILTASQGNKGPRSLTTLPKQTKVDKANTIKANDENCNFAYKEAEESELYPVNCIKCRCVQDILALQLHQQKCQDIEDDYQVCSKGLLTVLSTLNFQIAPAVSLDTEAQEKMSLSKPRRAFKVKNFQPDKYYCDKCRFSTKDLLQHKKHVAQHEKIKFICSQCDWVSYTKGEFERHTVKHTGRFPYQCKYCDYGAVRHDYIVKHTKRLHATEKQEMISVAKVDQKQNCSPEHNLEWKKHGLEASLQSTPSGLSQICGIKDEMPENDSSSVYDECSQSTAFIQDKHVNKLSDVRIHKNEDALMEVEVYSPKKGPITPGMPLTVVAPAKFCVPHNCLAQIVGIKRNNGTQHLILKLIPPKGTTSEAMNYKKVESGNQCAEQEENTINNCVPPTLESCALDNKNDKNCLHSASSTTLNCSLINTQEENAICKENTQREYDLLPPLAEFSSEKTNCPELFQKRKCSENKHITSSSDPAICLAAPSSEDENKSQSDLLATVQKNNSLPSSSVFGNMRFTLTNAKEEQWNEFRVAAKTHLFDSHLFHPFERAAVSQQNKPLASEESENVLGVINGINVKRKKDDMEVEAHSIKYEGDSVDGPVISSVFSLSSGAVNIPEGIKWDDTLQKKRSTSLLCRKIAQLMSAVESNVKSQLAASLRHSHSQASKEKVLSPEKKSEKTSSDMISEQELVPSPQRPKGATFSNECSNKQEQPLETLKEAKTKTRVITKTNTVSPAFIPQGTVLRVLKCSSSEAPTEKQNGDEMSPSPSRYCNKMFIPRPVPCCVSARLDKGPTLPAENEVNEVSRNLCVSHSHTCHSSSSVPSYGQQNGMLSCQKGSSPSGLSKRAMKGEEEPQHKAKRAHPANTLPQKRLAAQEERFLKVVPTLMRCLRLVAFKSDQLIKCPHRNQPVVVLNHPDVDSPEIINIMKVINKYKGNVLKAILSERTISCLSVKRHYKRLTFRTFDRSSQVKQQKKVRMTRKKVHKNNCKEVASSIAEASKQMFKCWFCSRVYAEQEEWINHGQKHLLEATKGKGTVCSGKCLV
- the ZNF518B gene encoding zinc finger protein 518B isoform X4 → MQLKKTRKVLPILTASQGNKGPRSLTTLPKQTKVDKANTIKANDENCNFAYKEAEESELYPVNCIKCRCVQDILALQLHQQKCQDIEDDYQVCSKGLLTVLSTLNFQIAPAVSLDTEAQEKMSLSKPRRAFKVKNFQPDKYYCDKCRFSTKDLLQHKKHVAQHEKIKFICSQCDWVSYTKGEFERHTVKHTGRFPYQCKYCDYGAVRHDYIVKHTKRLHATEKQEMISVAKVDQKQNCSPEHNLEWKKHGLEASLQSTPSGLSQICGIKDEMPENDSSSVYDECSQSTAFIQDKHVNKLSDVRIHKNEDALMEVEVYSPKKGPITPGMPLTVVAPAKFCVPHNCLAQIVGIKRNNGTQHLILKLIPPKGTTSEAMNYKKVESGNQCAEQEENTINNCVPPTLESCALDNKNDKNCLHSASSTTLNCSLINTQEENAICKENTQREYDLLPPLAEFSSEKTNCPELFQKRKCSENKHITSSSDPAICLAAPSSEDENKSQSDLLATVQKNNSLPSSSVFGNMRFTLTNAKEEQWNEFRVAAKTHLFDSHLFHPFERAAVSQQNKPLASEESENVLGVINGINVKRKKDDMEVEAHSIKYEGDSVDGPVISSVFSLSSGAVNIPEGIKWDDTLQKKRSTSLLCRKIAQLMSAVESNVKSQLAASLRHSHSQASKEKVLSPEKKSEKTSSDMISEQELVPSPQRPKGATFSNECSNKQEQPLETLKEAKTKTRVITKTNTVSPAFIPQGTVLRVLKCSSSEAPTEKQNGDEMSPSPSRYCNKMFIPRPVPCCVSARLDKGPTLPAENEVNEVSRNLCVSHSHTCHSSSSVPSYGQQNGMLSCQKGSSPSGLSKRAMKGEEEPQHKAKRAHPANTLPQKRLAAQEERFLKVVPTLMRCLRLVAFKSDQLIKCPHRNQPVVVLNHPDVDSPEIINIMKVINKYKGNVLKAILSERTISCLSVKRHYKRLTFRTFDRSSQVKQQKKEGQ